AGACCGGCAAGCTGGTGCGCGAGCTGCTGCCGGACGCACATTTCGCGACCGTCTACGCCAAGCCGAAGGGACGGCCGCTGGTCGACACCTTCATCACCGAGGTGTCGCAGGACACCTGGATCTTCTTTCCCTGGGATACCGCGCTGTCGTTCCAGCCGCCGATCCGCGACGGCGCGGCGTAGAGTCACCTCGCCCCGCTTGCGGGGAGAGGTCGGATCACATCGCACGATGCGATCCGGGTGAAGGGGGACTCACCGCGGGTTTGTCTCTCACCGTATTTGTGGAAACCGCCCCTCACCCCGACCCTCTCAGAGCGAGCTGTGCTCGTCTCGACCCCGCAAGGGCGGGGAGAGGGAGGAAGGAAAGCCATGCCGCTGCAAAACCGCGTCACGCCGACCGGCGACATCGTCGCCACCGAGCATCGCGGGATGTTCACCGGCAACCGCGGCATCATCCACGATCCCGCGACCCGCACGCTGCTGAACAAGCGGTGGTCGACGCCAGCCTGGCTCACCTGCGTCTGCGAGTTCAGGGGACGGCGGCGCAAGGTAATGAGCCGGCAGAGCTGGACCGAACTCTTCTTCCTCGATGAAGCCACAGCATTCGCGGCAGGGCACCGGCCCTGCTTCTTCTGCCGCCGCGATGACGCCATGCGGTTTCGGGCGGCATGGGAGCAGGGCAATCGCGTAAGCGATCTCAGCGCCAAGGCTATCGACGTCGTGCTGCACGCCGAGCGGCTCGATCGCGGCAAGAAGCGGCTGCATCCGCTGCCGATGCCAGTCGACGAGTTGCCCGATGGCACAATGGTGCAGGCGAACGGGGGCAGCTATCTCGTCGCCGATGGCAAGACGTTGCGCTGGTCGTTTGCCGGCTACAGCACTGCCGACGTTATCGCTCTCGCCATGCTGCTGACGCCGCCGTCAACGGTCCGTGCATTCCAGGCCGGCTACCGGCCGGTGCTGCATCCGAGCGCCGCGCCCGCGCTCGGCTGATCCATCGGCGCAGCCCTTACGCCAGCCGCTGCCGCGCCAGCCTCGCGCCGGCACCGAGCGCGACCAGCTTGGCTTCGGCGATATCCCGCCGCATCGGCGCCATGCCGCAATTGGTGGTCGCGATGATGTTGCCCTTCGGCACGAACTTCGCGACGGCTTCAATCACCTTGACCACGTCCTCGGCGGTTTCGACCTCGTCGCTGGCGACGTCGATCACGCCGGCCTGCACGATCTTGCCGGGCAGCGCGGCCAGCAATTCCAGCGGCACCTTCGAATTGCGGCATTCGATCGCGACCTGCTGGATCGAGCTTTTGTCGATCACCGGGAAGGTCTCTTCATACTGCCGCCACTCGCCGCCGAGTGTCTGCTTCCAGTCGGTGTTGGCCTTGATGCCGTAGCCATAGCAGATGTGCACGGCCGTGGCGCAGGTCAGCCCTTCGGCCGCGCGCTCCAAGGCCTTGATGCCCCAGTCGCGGACCTGGTCCATGTAGACGTTGAAGGCGGGCTCGTCGAACTGGATCATGTCGACGCCGTCGGCCTGCAGCGCCTTGGCCTCCTCGTTGAGCAGTTCGGCGAAAGCAAAGGCCATCTTGACGCGGTCGCCGTAGTGCCGGTCGGCGATCGTATCGATGATGGTCATCGGGCCGGGCAGGGTGAACTTCAGCTTGTTCTTGGTATGCGCACGCGCGGCGCGGGCTTCGGCGTCGTGGACGCGGCCCTTCAGCCTGAGCGGCGCAACCACCTGCGGGACCATCGCCTTATAGCGGTCCTTGCGGATACCCATCTCGACCTTGTGGGCGAAATCGATCCCCTCGATTTTCTCCAGGAAGCCGTGCACGAAATGCTGCCGCGCCTGTTCGCCCTCGGTGACGATGTCGACGCCGGCATCCTCCTGCAGCTTGACCGCAAGCACCGTGGCGTCGCGCTTGGCGCGGGCGAGCTCGGCGCCTTGAGATTTCCACGGCGCCCACAGCATGTTCGGCTCCGCCAGCCATTCCGGCTTGGGCAGGGAGCCCGCGATCGTGGTTGGAAACAACATGGGAGCCTCCCGATGGGTTCGGATTGAGCGCCTGTGTGCCATGTCCTATGGTGGAGGTACAGAACAACAAAAGTCTTTGTGACCGGGAATAAGGACGCCCATGATCGACCTGCACTACGCGCCGACGCCAAACGGCTGGAAAGTCTCGATCATGCTGGAGGAACTGGGGCTCCCCTACAAGGTCATCCCGGTCAACATCCGGGCCGGCGAGCAGTTTCGCCCGGAATTCCTGGCCATCAGCCCTAACAACCGGATCCCGGCGATCGTCGACCACGCGCCGGCCGACGGCGGAGGGCCGTTCTCGGTGTTCGAGACCGGCGCCATCCTGATCTATCTCGCCGATAAGACCGGCCGCTTCCTGTCGCAGGAGCTGCGCGCGCGGTCGACCGTCATCCAATGGGTGATGTGGCAGATGGGCGGTTTGGGTCCGATGCTCGGCCAGCACGGCCATTTCGCGCTCTATGCCCCCGAGAAGATTCCTTACGCGATCGAGCGCTATCGCGACGAGGCGGCGCGGCTCTACGGTGTGCTCGACCGTCAGCTCGGCAAGACCGGCGCCTATATCGCCGGTGACGATTACTCGATCGCCGACATCGCCTGCTTCCCCTGGACCATGACCCACAAGGCGCAGGGCTTCACCCTCGACGATTACCCGAACATCAAGCGCTGGTACGCGACCGTGCGCGCCCGCCCGCAGGTGCAAGCGGGGCTTGCGATCGGCAAATTCGTCAAGGAGCCGTTCGACGAAGAGGCACGCAAGAACATGTTCGGGCAGCGCGCGAAGGAGCTTGCCGAGAGGAAATGACGCTATAACCCCTCATGGTGAGGAGGCGTAGCCGTCTCGAACCATGAGGCCCGGATGGTGGCCTCATCCTTCGAGACGCGCTCCGCGCTCCTCAGGATGAGGATTGAGAGAAGCGAGAACAAAGGAAACGCCATGATCGAATTCTTCTTCGACTGTTCCAGCCCCTGGACCTATCTCGCCTGGCACAACATCCAGCCGCTGGCGAAGGAGTTCGGTGTCGAGATCACCTGGCGGCCGATCCTGGTCGGCGGCATCTTCAATACCGTCAATCCGTCGGTTTACGCGCAGCGCGAGAAGCCGGTGCCGCTGAAGGCGCGCTACATGAAGAAGGATCTCGCCGACTGGGCGCGCTCGGCGGGGCTTGCGATCAAGATGCCGCCGACTGTGTTTCCGGTGAACAGCGTGAAAGCGATGCGCGGCTGCGTCTGGCTCGGCAATGAGAAGATGGTGCCGTTCGCCCGCGCGGTGTTCGAAGCCTATTGGGGCGATGACAAGGACATTTCGCAGGACGCGGTGCTGACCGAGATCTGCGGTAAGGTCGGGATCGATCCGGCAAAATTCCTTGCCGGGATCGGCGACCAGGCGGTCAAGGACCAGCTCAAGGCCAACACGGACGAGGTGATGGCGCGCGGCGGCTTCGGCTCGCCGACGATCTTCATCGACAAGACCGACATGTATTTCGGCAACGACCGTCTGCCCTTGATCCGCGAGGCGCTGGCACGCCTCAAGGCGCGAGCTGCCTGATGCCGAAAGCCGTCGTCTGCCGCGAGCTCGGGCCGCCCGAGCGCCTGCGCCTGGAAAGCTTCGCCTCGGTGCCGCTGAAGCCGGGCGAGGTCCGTGTCGCGATCCGCGCCGCCGGGATCAATTTCCCCGACATCCTGATGGCCGCGGGCGAATATCAGCTCAAGCCGCCGCTGCCGTTCACGCCGGGCTCGGAAGCCGCCGGCGATGTCGTCGAGATTAACGGTACCGCTGGTGTCGCCGTCGGTGACAGGGTGATCGTCAAGATGCGTTTCGGCGCCTATTGCGACGAGACGGTCGCGACACCGTCGCAGCTCGTGCCGCTGCCGTCGACCTTCGACTATGCGGAAGGCGCCACCTTCCTCGCCGCGCACGGCACCGCGTACCACGCGCTGATCGACCGCGGGCAGATCAAGCCGGGCGAGGTGCTCTTGGTGCACGGCGCCGGCGGCGGCGTCGGGCTTGCCGCGGTCGAAATCGGCAAGCTGCTCGGCGCCACCGTGGTCGCGGCGGCCTCCAGCGAGGAGAAGCTGGCTATCGCAAAGGCGCGTGGCGCCGATCACGTCTTGCTCTACGAACGCGAGCCGTTCCGCGACGTCGTCAAGCGCCTCACCGATGGCCGCGGCGCCGACGTGGTGTTCGATCCCGTCGGCGGCGAGGTGTTCGAGAACTCGATGCGCTGCATCAACTGGGGCGCACGGATCCTCGTCGTCGGCTTCACCGGCGGCATCGGCCTTGCCCGCACCAATCTCCTGATGATCAAGGGGGCGAGCGTGCTCGGCGTTCGCGCCGGCGAGGCGGTGCGAAAGAACCCCGCACTCGGCGAGGTCAGATTCAAGACGCTGAGCGAGTGGGCGGAAGCCGGCAAGGTGCGACCCAACATCTCACACCGCGTGCCGCTCGAGGATTATGCGAAGGCGATGCGGCTCCTGATCGAACGCAAGGCAATCGGGCGCGTGGCGCTGCTGACCAAATAAGCTGTGCAGGGCGGATTAGGCTTCGCTAGTCCGCCCTGCGATTGGCGGCGAACTTCCCCTCTTGCAGGAAGGCGATGGTTTGCGCGATGGCCTCGCTGTTGCGCACCAGGGGTGCGAGGTGCGGACCACGATGTGATCGGCCATGCCGTCGAGCCTGGTGTTGACGATCGAGACCCGCCCGTCGTGCGGCCGCGGCAGCCCGATGGAGGTGATCGGATAGATCGAGCGGTTACCCGCGATGATGCCGGTGGCGTAGTCGATCGGCGGCAGCATCGTGCTGGTCGCGGCATCGCGGCGGGTGACGAGCTGCTGACCGGCCGGACCGAAGAAGGCGCGATAGGCCGCGAGGTTCTTCAGGCGGTCGGCGATCTCGCTGCCGCCGTTCGGTGTGCCGAGCATCACGACGCGGCCGAGCCGCAGCGGGCGGTGCCTCGCGAGATAGACGCGGGCGAGAAGGCCGCCCATGGAATGGCAGACGAAATGGACGGAGCCCCCAAGGTCGCCCGCGAACAGCTCGACCGCAGGATGGATGTCCTCGGCCAGCGCATCGAGCGGCTTCCTCCGGCTGTCATAATCGAGATTGAGGGTGACAAAGCCAGCGGCCTGCAGCGCCAGCTCCATCCGGCGAAACGAGCGCGCCGTCCTGCTGATGCCGTGCAGCAGGACGACGCCGTCAGGTGTTGACGTCGCGGGACGCCGTTCGCTCACTTATACTCGCGCTCTTGCCACCACGGGAAATAGTCGGGCATGTCCGACGACACCTTGTTCTTGAACTGCGCGGGACGCTTTTCGAGGAATGACACCACGCCTTCCTTGACGTCATCGGAGCGGCCGCGGGCATAGATGCCGCGGCTGTCGACCTTGTGTGCTTCCATCGGATCGTCGGCGCCCAGCATGCGCCACATCATCTGGCGGATCAGCGCCACCGACACCGGCGCAGTCTTTGCCGCGAACTCCTTGGCGAGCGCACGCGCGGTCGGCAACAGATCGTCCGGCGGCACCACGTTGCTGACGAGCCGGCCGGCGAGCGCCTCCTGCGCCGGGAAGACACGGCCGGAATAGCACCATTCCAGCGCCTGGGAGATACCGACAATGCGCGGCAGGAACCAGCTCGAGGCGGCCTCCGGCACGATCCCGCGCTGGGAGAACACGAAGCCGAAGCGGGCGGCCTCGGAGGCGATGCGGATGTCCATCGCAAGCTGCATGGTCACGCCGATGCCGACCGCAGGGCCGTTCACCGCGGCAATCACCGGCTTCAGGCACTTGAAGATGCGCAGCGTCACCTGGCCGCCGCCGTCGCGCACCTGCGGATCGCTGTAGTCGGCGCTGCCGTCGGCATTCCGCCGCACCGGGCCGCGCCGCGCGTCGCGGTCGAAGGTGTTGGCGCCGGAGGACAGGTCGGCGCCGGCGCAGAAGCCGCGGCCCGCACCGGTGACGATGATGGCCCTGACATCGTCGTCCTTGTCGGCTTTGTCGAACGCGTCGATCAGCTCCTGCTGCATCGTCGCGTTGAAGGCGTTGAGCTTGTCGGGCCGATTCAGTGTGATGGTGAGAATCTGCTCGGCGACCTCGTACTTGATCGTCTCATACGCCATGGGGATGATTTCCTCTCGGTTTTCTTGGATGAAGAGCGCAACGCGCATCTTCATCCAGATAACCCGGCAATGCATCCCTTGTGAAGAAGCCGGATGCGCGGAGCGTCCCGTGCATCGCGACTTGCGTTGAGGCGCTATTTCTTCGGCGGCGTGGGCCACGGTTTCTGCGCGCCGCGCAGGCTCTCGAAGGCCTTGCCCATGCCGAGCACGCCGATGTCGTCGAAGCGGCGGCCGATGATCTGGACGCCGATCGGGAAGCCCTTCTTGTCATAGCCGCCATTGATCGACAGCGCAGGGTTCTCCGACATATTCCACGGCACGGTATAGCAGATGTGCTCGAACGGCTTTGCGGGATCGTTGAGCGGCGCGGCGAACTCCGCCGGGAAGTTCACGACCGGCGAGACCGGCGAAATCACGTAGTCGATCTCGCAGAACAGCTTCGCGGCCGCCGCGCGGATCGCCATCGTCTGGTTGAAGCCGCGCACGACGTCGACACCCGAGAGCTTCGCACCAGCCTCGCCCCACTTGAGGATGTAGGGCAGGGTCTTGTCGCGCTCGGCAGCCGGGAGTTTCGAGAGATCGTCCCACATCCGGGCACGCCAGAAATTGTCGAGCCCCTCGAGCATCTCCTGGGTCAGGATGCCGTCGATCTCGGTGATCGCGGCGCCGGCGGATTCGAATGCCTTCGCAGCCTTGACGACGACGTCGCGAACGTCCTTCTCGAGCTTCTGGCCTACGCCGAGATCGAGCATCAGGCCGATGCGAAGCTTGCGCGGCGACTTCTCCAGCGCCTTCCAGTTGACCTCGAGTGCGGCGGGCAGGCTCATGCCGTCGCGGCGGTCGGGGCGCGACAACACGCTCATCATCAGCGCGGCGTCGTCCACAGTGCGGGTCATGGGGCCGGCAACGCGGCCGACATAGGGCGGGTCGATCGGAACGCGGCCGAGGCTCGGCTTCAGGGCAACGATGCCGCACCAGCAGGCCGGCAACCGTACCGAGCCGCCGATATCTGTGCCGAGATGCAGCGGACCGTATCCGGCGGCACCGGCCGCACCCGCGCCGGCGCTTGATCCGCCGGGGTTCTTGCTGACATCCCAGGGATTGCGAGTGAGGGGATGGAACGACGACAGCCCCGACGACAGCATGCCGTAGTCGGGCATCGTGGTCTTGGAGAAGATCACGCAGCCCGCTTCGCGCAACCGCGCCGCGGGCGGTGCATCCTTCGGCGCCGGCACGAGCTTGACGCTCGCCGAGCCCAGCGGCACCGGCTGGTCCTTGGTCGCGACATTGTCCTTGATGGTCGCGGGAACGCCGTCGAGCGTGCCCGCCGGCTCGCCCTGGTTCCAGCGCTCGGTCGAGGCCTTCGCAACCTTGCGCGCCCCGTCGGGATCGTAGAGGTACAGCGCCTTGATGTGCGGCTCCCATGCCGCCACGTGGGCGATGACCTCTTCGAGGACCTCCGACGGCGAGAACTGCTTCGCACGATAGCCAGCGAGCAGGTCGACGGCGGAGAGATCGTGCAGCGAGGTGATGGCGTCCTGTGCGGACTTAGGCATGGGCACCTACCGGCATGCGTTTCTCGATGATGCGGGCGAACATGCTGGCGCCGATCGGCAGGATCTTGTCGTCGAGGACGTAACCCGGATTATGCACGGGGACCGAGCCGTCATGGCCGACCCAGAAATACGCCCCCGGAATGGCCTGCATCATGTCGGCGAAATCCTCGCTGCCCATCTTCGGGGTCGAGCGGGTGAACACCTTGGCAGGATCGACCACGGTGCGCGCGACCTCTTCGACCACACGGGACTGTTCTTCCTGGTTCACCAGCACGCTGAACGTATCACGGATATCAGCCTCGATCTCGACATCATAGGCCGCCGCCATGCCGGCGCAGATCGCGCGCATGCGCTTGCGGATCAATGCGCGGGTGTCATCGTCGAAGGCGCGGACGGTGCCGCATAGCCAGGCCTCGCCCGGAATCACGTTGTAGGCGGAGCCGGAGTGGATCTGCGTGATCGAGACCACCGCGGGCTGCAGCGGATCGACATTGCGGCTGACGATCGACTGCAGCGCCTGTCCGAGCGTCATCGCAATCACCACCGCGTCCTTGGAGCGCTCCGGCATCGCGCCGTGCGCGCCATAGCCGTGGATGCGGATGTCGAAGAAGTCGGCGCCGGCCATCGCCGGTCCGGGCAGGATCGCGATCTCGCCGTGGTTGAGGTCGGGCGCGTTGTGCAGGCCGTAGACCTCGTCGCAGGGGAACTTCTGGAACAGGCCGTCCTTGATCATCGCCCGCGCGCCGCCGAGGCCTTCCTCGGCCGGCTGGAAGATGAAATGCACGGTGCCATCGAAATTGCGGGTCTCGGCGAGGTAGCGCGCCGAACCGAGCAGCATCGTGGTGTGGCCGTCATGACCGCAGCCGTGGAAGCGGCCGGGAATGGTCGAGCGCCACTTCAGATTGGTGTTTTCCTCCATCGGCAGCGCGTCCATGTCCGCGCGCAGGCCGATCCGCTTGGTGCCGTTGCCCTTGCCCTTGAGCACGCCGATCACGCCGGTGCCGCCGAGCCCGCGATGCACCTCGATGCCCCAGCTCTGCAGCCTGTCGGCGACGATGCCGGACGTCCGCACTTCCTCGAAACCGATCTCGGGATGCGCGTGCAAATCCCGCCTGATGGCGGTGAGTTCGTCGGCAAAGCTGTCGATGCGCTCAATTGTGGGCATGGTCTCTCTATCCGTTGGTGCGTGATGGGGAGGTGGGCGTGAAGGCGGGACCGTTCGGCTTGATGCGAATGCCCGGACGCAAATGCTTCCAGGGCAACGAGGCGGTATCGGCCGGCATCGCGCCGGGTGCGGCGCAGATCAGGAGTTTTGCCGCGATCGGCTCGAAATCGGCGCGGAAATGCACCGAGCTCTTGTTGACCAGGATCTTCTGCGTCGTCGGCTCGATGCCGACATAGCGATACATCGACTGGTCGGCGAGCTGGGCCTTGTAGGAGCCGACGACAACGCGGACATCGCCGATGCGCAGGCAGGCCGATGGCCCCATGTCCATGTCGCGGCCGCCATAATAGGGACCGGGTGCAACGAACTTGCCGTCGGAGAGCTTTTCGACGACGAAGGTTTCCTTGTACGGCGCGTCGCCGGGAATCCCGGACTTGCCGCCGAGATCGAGTGTGACGGTCGCGCCGACGCCAGCCGCATGCGCGGTCCTTGCCGATTGCGGATCGTAGATCACGCCGGTGGCGGCACCGACGGCCTTGTTGCGCACCAGCGCACGCAGCATGCCGGTGGTGTCGGAATCGCCGCCGGCGCCGGGATTATCCTGGGTGTCGGCGATGATGATCGGCTTGCTCGCCGATTGCGCCAGCTCCATCGCCAGCCGCACGCCCTCGTCGGGCGAATAGATGCGGCCGTCGAAATCGTCTTCATGGCTCTCGACCAGCGCGACGATCCTGTCGGCGGCCGCGTCCGCATCGGCTTGCGTCCGGCCATAGGCGAACACGCTCGGCCCGCAGTCCCTGAAATCGGCGGCCGGAAAGCCCGGCGCGAAGGAGAGCGTCGGCACGGCGTCGCTCTCCAGCGCTGCGAGCTTCTGATAGATGCCCCTGGTCGGCTGGTCGTTGGTGCATTGCCAGCTGATCGGGATCAGGAACGGCAATTGCCGGAATGATTTCGCGAAGCGCTCGCCGGTCTTGAGCAGCAGCGCCAGATGTCTCGCGCAGGCACGGCCGGTGTCGGCCATGTCGACATGCGGATAGGTGCGGTAGGCGATCAGCGCGTCGGCATGTGCGATCATCTCGGGCGAGACGTTCGCGTGCAGGTCGAGGCTCGCGACCAGAGGCAGATCCTTGCCGATCACCCTGCGCACGCGGGCGAGGATTTCGCCTTCGCCGTCGTCATGGTGCTCGGTCACCATCGCACCGTGCAGGTCGAGATAGACGGCATCGATCGGCCCGGCCGCGGCGATGCCGTCGACCATCTCCTTGACGATCCGCTCGAAGGCATCCTTCGTCACATGCGCCGACGGGCTCGCGGCGGCCGAGATCGTCGGGACCAGCTCCCAGCCATTGGCCTCCGCCGCCTCGACGAAGCCGGCGAGGCCGACATTAATCCCGCGCATGACCTTGAGCACATCAGCGCCATGCACCATCGACGGCCAGCCGCCGCCATGCACGAAGTCGTCATAGGTTGCCTTCGTCGGCGCGAAGGTATTGGTCTCGTGCAGGAAGCCGCCAACGGCAATGCGAGTCATCAAGTCGGTCTCGACACGTTTCTTCGATCATGATGCGACGGATCATGCTCTGGCCGGCGACGTTAAGCGTGTCGTCGCGCCAAGCGCAAGCCGTGGAGCACTTCCGGATTTGCATGCCGCATGGGCGTATCGAAGGCCCAAGGCTAAAGGCATAAGGCTAAAGGCTTAGGCCGTTGCCACAATGCCTTCCGAAACCGCGCGGAAATTTGCGAAGTCCCAGCCGCGACCGGGGGCGGCATCGAGCAAGGCGCGGGTATAGGCCTGCTGTGGATTGGTCAGCACCTCGGCGGCCGGCCCCTGTTCCACGACGCGGCCATGCTGCATCACGGCGACGTCGTCGCAAATCTGTGCGGCGACGCGCAAATCGTGGGTGATGAACAGCAGCGCGATGCCAAGCCGTTTCTGGATTTCATCAAGCAGATCCAGCACCTGCGCCTGCACCGAGACGTCGAGCGCTGACACCGCTTCGTCAGCCACCAGCACATCGGGATCGAGCGCCAGCGCGCGTGCGATCGCGATGCGTTGGCGCTGGCCGCCGGAGAATTGGTGCGGGTAGCGCGAGATGGCATCGGGCGGCAGGTGGACCAGCTCGAGCAGTTCGCGGGCTCTCGCAAGTGCGTCCTTGCGCGGCATGCCGTAATTGATCGGGCCTTCCGCAATGCTCTCGCCGACGGTGACGCGCGGATTGAGCGAGCGGTAGGGATCCTGGAACACGATCTGGATCTTCTGGCGATGCGGCTGCAAGAGCCGCCGCGACAAATCGGAGATCTCGCGGCCGGCGAGGCGCACGCCGCCCGAGGTCGGGTCGATCAGGCGAACGATGCAGCGCGCCACCGTCGATTTGCCGGAACCGCTTTCGCCGACGATGCCGAGCGTACGGCCCTTGCGCAAGGTGAGGGTGACGTTCTGCGCGGCCGCGACCTCGCGGGCTTTGCCGAACAGCGACCGTTCCCGATAGACCTTGCCGAGCTCGTTGGCCTCCAGCACCACGGGTTCAGTGGTCTCCGGGCGCGGCGCGCGCGGCACGAGGCTCGGCACCGAGGACAGGAGGTTGCGCGTGTAATCCATTTTCGGATTGCGCAGCACGTCCTGCAGCGCGCCGGCTTCGACCAGCCGGCCATGCCGCATCACGGCGACGCGGTCGGCGATCTCGGCGACCACGCCCATGTCATGGGTGATGAACAACACCGCGGTGCCGTGGTCGCGCTGCAGGTCGCGGATCAAGGTGAGGATCTGTTTCTGGGTGGTGACGTCGAGCGCGGTGGTCGGCTCGTCCGCGATCAAGAGCTTCGGCTCCAGCACCAGCGCCATCGCGATCATGATGCGCTGGCGTTGCCCACCCGAGAGGCGGTGCGGATAGGAGGAGAAGATGCGCTGCACGTCGGGCAGCCGCACATGCTCCATCATCGCCAGGATCTTCTGCCGCCGTGCGCGGGCATCGAGATCGGTGTGGGCGCGCAGCACTTCGTCGATCTGGCGGCCGACCGGCACCACCGGATTGAGCGCGGTCATCGGCTCCTGGAAGATCATCGCCATCCGCGTCGCGCGCAGCTGGCGCAGCCGGCGGTCGCTGGCGCCGAGCAGATCCTCGCCGACCAGTTTGATGCTGCCGCCGGATGGCACCAGCGTGCCCTTCTGCTGCAGACCCATGACGGTCAGCGAGGTCACCGACTTGCCGGAGCCGCTTTCGCCGACGAGGCACAGCGTTTCGCCCTCGCGCACCTGCAGCGACAGGTCGTCGATGATGCGGTGAGCATCCGTCTTCCGGCCGAGGCTGACGACGAGATTGTTGATGTCGAGAACGACGTTGGTTGAATTGGCTGCGGTCACTTGCCCTCACGCTGCTTCATGCGGGGATCGAGCGCGTCGCGTGCGGCGTCGCCGATCAGATTGACGCTGAGGATGGCGATCGAGAGCAGAAGTCCCGGCCAGAAGATCAGCGACGGCTTGACCTGAAAATAGGCGCGGCCCTCGGCCATGATGTTGCCCCAGGTCGGCGTTTCCGGCGAGATGCCGGCGCCGAGGAACGACAGGATCGCCTCGGTGAGGATCGCGGATGCGCAGACATAGGTGCCTTGCACGATCAAGGGCGCGATCGTGTTCGGCATCAAGTGCCGCCACATGATCTTGGGCAGGCTGGAGCCGACCGAGATCGCGGCCTCGACATAGGGCTCCTCGCGCGCGGTCAGCACCACCGAGCGCACCAGTCGCGCCACGCGCGGGATTTCGGGGATGGTGATCGCGATCATCACGGTCCAGATGCTGGCGCCCGATAGCGACACGACGGCGATCGCGAGCAGGATGGAGGGGATCGCCATCAAGCCGTCCATCACGCGCATCATGACGGCGTCGACCCATCGGAAGAAGCCGGAGACGAGGCCGATCAGGAGCCCGATGCCGACCGAGCAGATGGCGGCGCCAAGCCCGATCAGGAGCGAGATCCGGGCGCCATAGATGATCCGCGACAGCACGTCGCGGCCATAGGCATCCGTGCCGAGCAGGAACTGCGCAGAGGACGGCTTCAGCCGCTGCGCCGGTGTCAGCAGCAGCGGATCGTGCGGCGCGAGCACCGGCGCGAAGATCGCCATCAGGATGATGAGGACGAGGCAGATCGTCGCAACG
The DNA window shown above is from Bradyrhizobium sp. ISRA464 and carries:
- a CDS encoding M81 family metallopeptidase codes for the protein MTRIAVGGFLHETNTFAPTKATYDDFVHGGGWPSMVHGADVLKVMRGINVGLAGFVEAAEANGWELVPTISAAASPSAHVTKDAFERIVKEMVDGIAAAGPIDAVYLDLHGAMVTEHHDDGEGEILARVRRVIGKDLPLVASLDLHANVSPEMIAHADALIAYRTYPHVDMADTGRACARHLALLLKTGERFAKSFRQLPFLIPISWQCTNDQPTRGIYQKLAALESDAVPTLSFAPGFPAADFRDCGPSVFAYGRTQADADAAADRIVALVESHEDDFDGRIYSPDEGVRLAMELAQSASKPIIIADTQDNPGAGGDSDTTGMLRALVRNKAVGAATGVIYDPQSARTAHAAGVGATVTLDLGGKSGIPGDAPYKETFVVEKLSDGKFVAPGPYYGGRDMDMGPSACLRIGDVRVVVGSYKAQLADQSMYRYVGIEPTTQKILVNKSSVHFRADFEPIAAKLLICAAPGAMPADTASLPWKHLRPGIRIKPNGPAFTPTSPSRTNG
- a CDS encoding ABC transporter ATP-binding protein codes for the protein MTAANSTNVVLDINNLVVSLGRKTDAHRIIDDLSLQVREGETLCLVGESGSGKSVTSLTVMGLQQKGTLVPSGGSIKLVGEDLLGASDRRLRQLRATRMAMIFQEPMTALNPVVPVGRQIDEVLRAHTDLDARARRQKILAMMEHVRLPDVQRIFSSYPHRLSGGQRQRIMIAMALVLEPKLLIADEPTTALDVTTQKQILTLIRDLQRDHGTAVLFITHDMGVVAEIADRVAVMRHGRLVEAGALQDVLRNPKMDYTRNLLSSVPSLVPRAPRPETTEPVVLEANELGKVYRERSLFGKAREVAAAQNVTLTLRKGRTLGIVGESGSGKSTVARCIVRLIDPTSGGVRLAGREISDLSRRLLQPHRQKIQIVFQDPYRSLNPRVTVGESIAEGPINYGMPRKDALARARELLELVHLPPDAISRYPHQFSGGQRQRIAIARALALDPDVLVADEAVSALDVSVQAQVLDLLDEIQKRLGIALLFITHDLRVAAQICDDVAVMQHGRVVEQGPAAEVLTNPQQAYTRALLDAAPGRGWDFANFRAVSEGIVATA
- a CDS encoding ABC transporter permease; this translates as MAIDTLPESSIPVTRPFRLKFGFLTATPIIAVATICLVLIILMAIFAPVLAPHDPLLLTPAQRLKPSSAQFLLGTDAYGRDVLSRIIYGARISLLIGLGAAICSVGIGLLIGLVSGFFRWVDAVMMRVMDGLMAIPSILLAIAVVSLSGASIWTVMIAITIPEIPRVARLVRSVVLTAREEPYVEAAISVGSSLPKIMWRHLMPNTIAPLIVQGTYVCASAILTEAILSFLGAGISPETPTWGNIMAEGRAYFQVKPSLIFWPGLLLSIAILSVNLIGDAARDALDPRMKQREGK